The Weissella confusa DNA window TTGTAAACTCCCCAGGCTGCTGCATCATTCAAAGTTGCGTCTGCATGCCCGTTTTCAACCGTGGCAATCGCTTCAGCAAATCCTGGTACAGCAACATTTGTAGATCCTAGCTTCTCGGCGTACTTCACATAGTTACCAATTGCTGATTGAGCGGTCTTCTTGCCCTTGATATCAGTAACTTGCTTAATACCTGAATCCTTCTTCGTAACGACAACTCCCCCAGTATAAATGTATTCCGAACCATAACGGAACACCTTCATACGTGCTGGCGTCACACCCATATCATTCAAAATGATGTCGTATTTGTGGTCTTGTAGACCTGCAACCAGTGAATCCCACTTTGTTGGTACGAAGGCGACCTTAACACCCATCTTCTTACCAATTTCCTTGGCCATATCCACATCAATTCCCGTTAACTTACCTGAATCAGTACGGTATGAATATGGTGCATACGTACCTTCCAAACCAACAGTCAGTTGATCCTTGTGAAGGAGGCCGAGGTTCTTAGTAGAATCCGCATTAGCGGTTACACACCCCGGCGCTCAACAATGTTCCTGCGGCAAATACCGCTGCGACTAGCTTAATCCCGTTAAAGCTGTGCTTTTGCATAATTATCTTACGCCCTTTCAAAAAGTATGTTGCATAGCATAAACCCACTTTGCCATGGTTGTCAAATACCTTTTTAATGTTTATTTAATTCAGCGCCGAGAATTTCTTATCCTAAAACGCTTGCATTTAGTCAGTGATGTCTCTAAAATGAAACACAACAAAGACTAATTAAAAAAGACGGAAGGAAAGTTAACCATGATGACGATCAACACACAAATTACTGTTGCTTGCATCAGCCTAGCGCGTTACTCGCGGTAGGTCGTTTTGGTGAACTTATCATTCCGATGAACCGTTAAGAAGAGCGCGCTAGGCCTTTCCTGTGTCACACAGAAACTGTCGGCGCGCTCT harbors:
- a CDS encoding transporter substrate-binding domain-containing protein, which gives rise to MEGTYAPYSYRTDSGKLTGIDVDMAKEIGKKMGVKVAFVPTKWDSLVAGLQDHKYDIILNDMGVTPARMKVFRYGSEYIYTGGVVVTKKDSGIKQVTDIKGKKTAQSAIGNYVKYAEKLGSTNVAVPGFAEAIATVENGHADATLNDAAAWGVYKKAHPDTDLIAIPSPSKYMPATGAAPMMNKKSVALDKAVTKAEHELRKEGMMKKISEKYLDADYSNPIK